cgtggtctcgagtcgtaatcgcttgtggttgcgagtcgcaaccgtgtgattgcgagtcggtagcagtcgttttcaagttcacgtgttgatgcagatatggtcagatcaatggtacattataatcaggcccaaatcaggaaactaccaatagcattccactaacagttttcctaatcaggttactagtcaaagatggatcaaaatcacaagggttttcatatctTAACTATCATTTtaagtgttcttcatacattcaaacccatattcaacaagttcataacatattaaccacttattcacccgaaatcatgaacaactatcaagatactattttactagcatgcatcctacttgacaaacatattcattagccgattttcttagtataaacacccacTTTTCGGATCCAAACCCAAGTGTAACCAACATCATTATTcacctttttaacatacaatgacccatttttaacatcaagcatttatgcaaatttcaacacataacaagaacattcatgaaccgatttctttcaaacatcatgcataactaagttaactaccatattatcacataatctcatcataccAACATAACATAAGCATATTAACACTAAGTATTTaacaaaacatcaagaacactaaccggttatgggttttgagagtgtgtgaaaagcttcctaccgggtgtgtgtgtgtgagccgatccaagtccaaagatccgaAAATGATGAAGTGTGTTTatgttctagagtttaggtgagagagaagtaggagagtgtgtgtgtgttcttgttcaacaaagtggtaacaaatAACTAAGGTTTGGTTTATATagccaagttccaagtgtgtgcacccttcatgggtttcgagtgggtttacggcccaatggcccaaccggccaaaggttctcggcccaaggcccaaaaccgattactattcactcgagacctcatggtctcgagtcgggttccttgttgtttcgtgtcgggttctcggttcacttataatacatataaatataaacaatgcacacataacaagcacatatcatgtaaaaaggttcacgttatcatttagtttaatcattcaactaatcacataacgtacaagcaagttacaccGAAAAGTTCtaaatttcgggttgtcacactatacatctatcatagacatgctatcagacaacctatagtgttatatttgttatataatgatatatagtgttacatagtgttatatggtattatatggtgttacatattgttatacggtgtttatatggtgttatatagtaatatatatagtgttataatacactttgagcactttttacaggattcTCTACCTATAGCTTTGTAAACATAATTAACTCATAGTTATtcacattttctttaaaaacatgGACGAATATGTGTTCATCGGTTTACCCAACCCGGCCTGTCTTGACTTGTCCTAAAATGTCCTATTTCAACCTGGATGTGTTTTGACTCATTACCCAAATGCTACGGAATACTTAGGGACTGACCCGCTAATCTTGGCACCTTTGTTAGCAAGCTTTTATTTCATATTTATGATTTGCATGGTTCTATGTTCAAATTTCCAATGAAAATAGGACGTTGACAACCCCAGTAACGCTTCACAAATGTTTAAAGTCGATTAAAGAACATGCTTTCGTCAAATCTCCATATCCTGTTATTATCACTTTAGAGGATCATCTTACACCAACTCTTCAAGCTAAAGTTGCAGAGGTTAGCTTCACATTTCCATTTGGTTTTAGTAAAACTAAACCTTCGAATATCATTTATCGTATCAATCatctatggttgtttagatggtCACAAGCACGTTTGGGGATATGCTATACTACCCAAAGGAAAGTGACAAAGATGCACTCCCTTCTCCCGACGCATTAAAACATCAGATCATTCTTTCAACAAAACCACCAAAAGAGTACCTTCAATCCAAGAACGCGGGCAAAGAACATGCCTCGGTGGATAAAGATTCTTCTTCTGATGAGTTGGAAGATCGTCGGGTGAGCTAGCTAGAAAATTATTCTTTTCATCATATTTAAAGCGAGTAAAGAAAGATACATTTTGCAAACATTAATGGTTcaaaacaaacattttttttcGTATGGGTCGAAACGGGCCAATTGGGTTAGATTTAGCCCGTAAACATTTTTTGAATAGATAGTCAATGTGTTAATTATGATTACAAAAAGGATATTTTCGAAATAATAATTCAGATATATGAATAAACTGTTTGAGAAGGTTGTATGCGTTACAAATAGGCTTTTGATGACTTTTCAACCCCGTAACGCTTCCCATTCTTGCTAAATTTTCTGATTCACCATTCGAGATAAAACACAACCATACCGACCCGACCCTTACATAAATAAGTGGGTCAAAATTGCCACATCTAGTTTGTAAAAGCTACAGCTAGAACTGTTTATTTTGCACAAAACAACGGTCTCCTGTAAAGAAACGTTAACTTTTGACGGTTCGTAAAGTTGATTACTCTTTCTAAAGTGGATTGGTTTGTTTTCAATTTGGTTTTGTTAATATCAGAGCAACAGTGAtcaggatgatgatgatgatcggaGATGCAGTGTAAGCGATAGATATTGTGCAAATGAGGTAAGCACAAGCACAAGACCGACTCAACAATTGTCAGATCTCCTTGGTGGTTACTATGAAGATGACGATATTGAAGACGAAAAATATGAGCACAAAACGCACCTCGAGTACAAACACCTCATTGCAATTCATGCTTCTAAACCCAAAAATGGAACAAGAAAGGCGTTAAGGGATGAACACAGGAAAGCTAAACGTCTTAGTTTGAGCGAACAGGCGCTTCAAAGAGCTGCAAATCTATATGCACTTGATATTGTCAGGTAAACCAGTAAGTTGTCTTACTTCAACTTTGATTATCAATAATTACATTAAAAGTACAATAAGTATTACATGAATAGCGGGATGTTTGGACTTTTATGTGTTCTTGGGACTAAACACGTGTTCATTTGCGTATAGGTTCACTCAAAAGTATATTCTCCGGGTGTTCCCGAAGGGAACGCGCGTTACCTCAACAAATTTTAGACCACTTACTGCATGGATGCATGGTGCTCAAATGGTTGCCTTCAACATGCAGGTGAGTTTTGATTATTGGCGATTTTTTGGTTTCCTTTTTTTCTAAGTTGTTTGATAATTGTGAGTAGGGGTATGGGAGATCACTTTGGATGATGCATGGTATGTTCAGATCGAATGGAGCGTGTGGTTATGTTAGAAAGCCTGATTTTCTTTTGAAAACGGGTCCTAACGGGGAAGTATTTGACCCCAAGGCAACATTACCAGTGAAGAAAACATTGAAGGTCTAATAAGTCTTGATCTCTTGGATTTCATGAACCCTCTTACTCCTTTCATAAAAGCATGTGTGATTTTTTTCAGGTGAAAGTGTATATGGGAGACGGGTGGCGTTTGGATTTTAGCCAGACTCACTTTGATGCATTCTCACCACCAGATTTCTACACAAAGGTTAGTACTGTGTGGATTTATGACACGCCACAAACTTAACAGATATTCACGGGTTTTGTCTAAACGGGTTGGGGTTAGTTTCTTATCAAACCCACTAACATGTTTAGCTAAACAGGTCGTGTTCAGGATTCCCATGGATTGACCCGTTAACCTGTTTATATGTATATGtactttttaatttatttttttatgataACTTAAACTCATTGAGTTCTGCTAAAATTATTAGGACGAGAAATGAGCTTTAGGTTTTATAGTTTTAAGCATTTGTATTTTtggttgtaaatttataattttagagTATTTATTGCTAGCTAAATAAAAACGAAAATCTTCAGTCAAACAGGTCGTGTTTGTGTCGACCCACAAAAACTTGTGCCCCCAAAACACACAATAGTGTCGGACCCGCATTAAGTAGGGCCCTTAGTTTAGGAGTGTTTGGATGTGCGTTTTGAAAATGACTGGTGAAACTGAGTATTAAAACAAATCAGAACATGTTTATTCAAACAATTATAACCAAGTCAGGATAACCAAATAATCAGTTTCAAAACATGTATCCAAACACCCAGGATTTCCCATATGAAATAGGATTCAAGGTATCTGAACAACCTTAACAGTATCTAACGGTTGAATGGGATCAACAGATATATATGGCTGGAGTGCCTGCTGATGTGGCAAAGAAGAGAACCAAAGTAATTGGAGATGACTGGACACCCGTATGGAACGAAGAGTTCACATTCCCGTTGAGAGTCCCAGAGCTCGCGTTACTTGAGATAGTTGTACAAGAATATGATGTCGACAAAGATGACTTTGCGGGTCAGGCATGTTTGCCTGTATCCGAATTGAGACCCGGGATTCGTGTAGTTCCGCTCTATAACAAGAAAGGAGAGAAATTTAAATCTGTAAAGCTTCTTATGCGATTCCTCTTTGTATAAACACATTTTACAGTGTTCTTCTTTgatcttttttttttacttaaagAATTTGATCAGTGTACTTTGACATAGGAATGCATGGACATAATATTAAAAGAGTTTATGGTCGTGAATTCTCAATGATCTTATTCCTTCAACAGATCCTTTTAAATAGGGAGAAATACAATACCTATCTATCTCTAATTTAGGTAATACGATCATAATATAATTTACAAGAGATCAGGTATATCTAAACAATAATAATTCAAATATTATTCCTAATAAAATATATCGGCTAAGACTCCCCCACAGTTTGAGCGGGCGGAGGACAGACGCTCAAGCTGGAGCGAAAAGACTGAAATAATTGACGAGCAAGCCCTTTGGTAAAGATATCCACATACTGCAAGGTGGATGGCACATGTAAAACTCGAATCTGTCCGACGCGGACTTTCTCACGAACAAAATGGATATCTATTTCTATGTGCTTCGTTCGCTGATGCTGAACAGGATTATCGGACATATATACTGCAGAAACATTGTCACAATAAATCACAGAAGCCTTCTGAAGAGGAAGATGCAGCTCAAGTAGTAAGTTACGAAGCCAAGTTGCTTCAGCCACAGCATTAGCCACGCCACGATATTCTGCCTCTGCACTGGGGCGTGAAATTGTTGGTTGCCGATTTGAAGACCATGAAATCAAATTATCACCAAGAAAAACACAATAACCACTAGTCGAGCGACGAGAATCGGGGCACCTACCCCAATCGGCGTCTGAGTAGGCAACCAAAGAGTGTGTAGGGGATTTTCCAATACGAATACCATACGTAATCGTGCCCTGTAAATACCGTAAAATACGCTTCAGGAAGGCAAAATGAGGATCCCGTGGAGCATGCATGAACAGGCAAACCTGTTGAACAGCGTATGAAATATCCGGTCGTGTAAAAGTAAGGTACTGTAATGCGCCAGCCAGGCTGCGGTATAATGTGGGATCATGGAAGAGAGGACCATCGGAGGCACTAAGCTTTGTTGATAAGTCAACCGGAGTCGTGCAAGGTTTGCAAGAGGACATAGAAGCTCTTGAGATGATGTCCTTCGTATATTGAGCTtgatccaaaaatagcccagtaGATGTCCTAGTTACTTTGATCCCCAAAAAATGATGTAGTTGACCTAAATCGGTCATGGCAAACTCGCGTGATAGCATACGAATAATATCCTGTAATAACTCATCTGAGGAGGCAGTGAGtacaatatcatcaacataaagaAGTAAATAAGCAGTCTGAGGGCCCCGAGAGTGGACAAATAATGAGTTGTCACACACACTGCTACGAAAACCCTGTGATAAGATATGAGTGGCAAAACGAGTGTACCAGGCCCGAGGGGCTTGCTTAAGACCGTAAAGGGACTTTTTCAACCGACATACAAAATTAGGATAACGTTTGTCGACAAAACCCGGGGGTTGATGCATAAATACCGTTTCGTTTAAATTCCCATGCAAAAAAGCGTTTTTGACATCCAGTTGATAAGACGGTCCGTATAATAGCCGGTTTAACAACCGGACTAAAAGTGTCCTCACAGTCAATTCCCACTGTTTGAGATTTCCCATTAACAACCAAACGTGCTTTGTGTTGGAGATGTTGTCTTCAGCCCAACCCATTAAGGCTAGTCAAGAATTAGAGAGAAGATGGGAAAGGGTTCAGCCGGCCCTAACCCTAATGGGCTTTAAGTGTTTTAAGCCTAGTTGTTTAGTTACTTGTTTAGCAAGGGACTAACCCTAATTCTAGCCTATAAATATATCTCTTGTACTTGTAATCATGATCACTCAATAAAATACAAACCCTAGTTGCCCCCGTGGACGTAGGTTACACACtgtgaccgaaccacgtaaatctcGTGTCTACTTTTCTTGTTGCTTTCGTTTAttgatcgtgtgtgtgtgatcTAAATcctaacaactggtatcagagctcaggctcTTGATCAAGAACACACACCAGCCGCCCACCACCTCCTGCCTCCAGCCGCCGCCGCAAACCCTAATTAGGGTTTCGCCGCCGCCACCTAGCCGCCGCTAGGGTTTCCACACCGACACCCACCGACCCGCTGCAGTTTCGCAGCTTTGCTCCAGGGCAACCGGGTACCGCCGCCGCCACCTAACCCAGATTAGGGTTTTGCCAGACGCCGCCTACCATCTTGCCGGAATCGCAGAACCGCCGCCGCCGCTAACCAGATTAGGGTTTCCAGCCGCCGCCGCTCAAAAAGAAGGGTTTCTTTACCGATTTTCGCTGCTGCGTTTTTTCGGATTTCCTGCACGTTTTTCGAGGTCAGATTTCAGGGTTGTTTTTTTTTCAGTTTATTCTCTCACGATTCTCTGGTTAGTCTCTGTTATTCAGCAAAGATGTCTGACGATGGAAAAGTCAGAATTGAGAAGTTTGATGGGAAGAATTTTGGATGGTGGAAGATGCAAATCAAGGATTTGCTGATACAGAAGGATCTGGATGCAGCCTTAGAGCCTCCTCCTACACCTATAACGGATAAGTGGACAGCCATTGACAAGAAAGCTATGTCAACTATCAGGCTCACTCTTTCTATGAATGTTGGCTACAATATTTCTGAACAAACCTCAGCACGAGGAATCATCGAGGCTTTGTCAAATATGTATGAGAAGCCGTCTCCTGCCAACAAGGTGTTTCTGATACGGGAGTTAGTCAACACCCGCATGAAAGAGGGAAGTTCTGTTATTGAGCATATTAATTTGTTTAATTCTCACTTGTCTCGTTTGAATTCAGTAAAATTCAAGATAGATGATGAACTGCAAGCATGCCTGCTCTTGTCCTCATTACCTGACAGCTGGTCAGGAACTATTACTGCAGTCACTGGGGCAGTTGAGACCCTCACTTTTGCTAAAGTTCGTGACTTGATATTGAATGAGGACTCGAGAAGGAGGAATTCTGGAGAGACAAGTTCGTTGCTCAGTACTGAGGGGAGAGGGAGAAGTAATAATAGAGGTGGAAATAGAGGAAGGTCAAAGTCAAAACGAAGAAGCAAGTCAAGACCAGCAAAACCGAGAAAAGACATACAGTGCTGGAACTGTGATGAGCATGGGCACTTTAGAAGTCAGTGTACTAAACCTCATAGAGACAAAAAGGAGGTGAATGCTACCACAGCCTCAGATTCAGAGGATGCCCTTATTTGCTGTGTCGAAAATACTGTTGAAGACTGGATTATGGATTCAGGAGCATCGTTTCATGCTACTTCTAGCACAAAGAAGATGAAGAATCTACGAACAGGTAACTTTGGTAAAGTTCGTTTGGCTAATAATCACAGTCTTGATATTACAGGAATTGGAGACATAGACTTAAAAACACCATTGGGAACCGTTTGGACCTTGAAGAATGTTCGGGTCATTCCTGGTTTGAAGAGGATGTTGATATCCATTGGTCAGCTTGATGATCAGGGATATGATGTCCACTTTGGTAGAGGACAATGGAAAGTTGTTAAAGGCAGTATGGTCATTGCAAGAGGAAAGAAGAGAGGTACACTATACATGGTTGAGGTACCAACTGAGGGGGTTAATGCAGTATCTGATGGGCCGAGTCTATCAAAGTTATGGCATCAACGACTCGGGCACATGAGTGAAAAGGGGATGAAGATGCTTGTTACCAAGGGAAAGCTTCCAGAACTGAAACAGGTcgagtctgagttttgtgaacCGTGCATCCTTGGCAAGAAAAAGAAGGTGACTTTTGTGAAGACAGGGAGAGCACCAAAAGCTCAGAAATTGGAGCTGATTCACTCAGACGTGTACGGACCGACTTCAGTTGCTTCACCTGGAGGATCTCGCTATTATGTGACCTTCATAGACGATTCAACACGCAAGGTATGGGTTTACTTTCTTAAACATAAATCTGAAGTTTTTGATAAATTTAAGAAATGGAAAGCTGCTGTTGAACTTGAAACTGATTTGAAGGTGAAATGCTTGAAGTCTGACAACGGAGGTGAATATATCAGCAAAGAATTTACAGATTATTGTGCTGAGAGAGGGATCAGGATGATAAATACAGTTCCAGGAACTCCGCAACAGAATGGGGTTGCAGAGAGGATGAACAGAACACTATGTAAGAGAGCCAGGAGTATGAGATTGAATGCAGGGCTCCCAAAAATGTTCTGGGCTGATGCGGTTAACACCGCGGCTTATCTTATCAATCGTGGGCCTTCAGTACCGTTGGGATTCAAGATTCCTCAAGAAGAATGGAAGGGAAAAGCAGTTGAGTATGATCACCTGAGAATCTTCGGGTGTAGTGCTTATGATATTGATCTTGAAGGTGACAAGTTAGATGCCAAAGCAAAGAAGTACACGCTCGTTGGATATGGGTCTGATAAAATGGGCTACAGGCTTTGGGATCATGAAAGCAGAAAGCTAGTCAGAAGCAAACATGCTGAATTCAATGAAGCAGAGCTGTACAAAGACAGGAATTCAGAGAAGTTAGAGGTTCAGAAAAAGGTGGTCGAGTTGACACTGACGGTTAAAAGAATGAACCAGTTATAGAACCTGAATCAGAT
The sequence above is drawn from the Helianthus annuus cultivar XRQ/B chromosome 12, HanXRQr2.0-SUNRISE, whole genome shotgun sequence genome and encodes:
- the LOC110894956 gene encoding phosphoinositide phospholipase C 6, which encodes MSHNDEKKDRRRKNVMGSYNYYKMFGCFNRKFKINDLGPPRDVIDVFNLYTKDESEMSPDKFLRFLVEFQREEGYTIGDVERVMDRVLNLSRSHLTRYVFTVNDFFQYLLLDDVNGPIKTQVHHDMTAPLQHYFIYTGHNSYLTGNQLSSDSSEVPIIKALERGVRGIELDIWPNNSKDGIHVLHGRTLTTPVTLHKCLKSIKEHAFVKSPYPVIITLEDHLTPTLQAKVAEMVTSTFGDMLYYPKESDKDALPSPDALKHQIILSTKPPKEYLQSKNAGKEHASVDKDSSSDELEDRRSNSDQDDDDDRRCSVSDRYCANEVSTSTRPTQQLSDLLGGYYEDDDIEDEKYEHKTHLEYKHLIAIHASKPKNGTRKALRDEHRKAKRLSLSEQALQRAANLYALDIVRFTQKYILRVFPKGTRVTSTNFRPLTAWMHGAQMVAFNMQGYGRSLWMMHGMFRSNGACGYVRKPDFLLKTGPNGEVFDPKATLPVKKTLKVKVYMGDGWRLDFSQTHFDAFSPPDFYTKIYMAGVPADVAKKRTKVIGDDWTPVWNEEFTFPLRVPELALLEIVVQEYDVDKDDFAGQACLPVSELRPGIRVVPLYNKKGEKFKSVKLLMRFLFV